From Cellulomonas chengniuliangii, the proteins below share one genomic window:
- a CDS encoding ArsR/SmtB family transcription factor translates to MTGATMTTPECCGTLTSDTLSAPDAAELARTLKALADPARLRLISLVASHDGAEACVCDLVEPLGLSQPTVSHHLKVLVDAGLLTRDKRGVWAYYALVPGALEAVAGALASPVADPR, encoded by the coding sequence ATGACCGGCGCGACCATGACCACCCCCGAGTGCTGCGGCACGCTCACCAGCGACACGCTCTCCGCGCCCGACGCCGCCGAGCTGGCCCGCACCCTCAAGGCCCTCGCCGACCCCGCCCGGCTGCGGCTGATCTCGCTGGTCGCCTCCCACGACGGCGCCGAGGCGTGCGTCTGCGACCTCGTCGAGCCGCTCGGGCTCAGCCAGCCCACCGTCTCCCACCACCTCAAGGTGCTAGTCGACGCCGGCCTGCTCACCCGGGACAAGCGCGGGGTCTGGGCGTACTACGCACTGGTCCCCGGCGCCCTCGAGGCGGTGGCCGGCGCCCTCGCCTCCCCAGTGGCGGACCCGCGATGA
- a CDS encoding transglutaminase family protein, whose amino-acid sequence MTTVPLPRTYEVVHRTTYRYTDPVTRSYGRTTLVPRDLPDQHRLDSAITIDPAPADSDAHIDYFGNRSTYFAVTTPHRELVVTATSTVTVSRAAATPDLLPDVSWEDAVRAVRPGGALGGASDDDRVAAGVGLGHDPAPRPGAASLLELREALLPSRHVALSEEVRAWSARTLTPGRPLSEVIAELSRRIHSELVYRPGSTTVGTTQAEVLAQGSGVCQDFAHLMIAALRVHGLPARYTSGYLETSPPPGRPKARGADASHAWVSAWVPGAGWVEVDPTNDVFVGDRHVILGWGRDYADVPPLRGVIFTEGSGSELDVSVDLALLGAPSAP is encoded by the coding sequence ATGACGACCGTCCCCCTGCCCCGCACGTACGAGGTGGTGCACCGCACCACCTACCGCTACACGGATCCGGTGACCCGCTCCTACGGTCGCACCACCCTGGTCCCCCGAGACCTCCCGGACCAGCACCGGCTGGACTCCGCGATCACGATCGACCCCGCCCCCGCGGACTCAGACGCGCACATCGACTACTTCGGGAACCGCTCGACGTACTTCGCGGTCACCACCCCGCACCGCGAGCTGGTCGTCACCGCGACGTCCACCGTGACGGTCTCCCGGGCTGCGGCCACCCCTGACCTGCTGCCCGACGTCTCGTGGGAGGACGCCGTGCGGGCTGTGCGCCCCGGTGGCGCCCTCGGAGGCGCCTCGGACGACGACCGGGTGGCCGCCGGGGTCGGGCTCGGCCACGACCCTGCCCCTCGACCGGGCGCGGCCAGCCTCCTCGAGCTGCGCGAGGCGCTGCTGCCGTCCCGGCACGTGGCGCTCTCCGAGGAGGTGCGGGCCTGGTCGGCGCGCACGCTCACCCCCGGCCGCCCGCTCTCCGAGGTGATCGCGGAGCTCTCCCGCCGGATCCACTCGGAGCTCGTCTACCGGCCCGGGTCGACGACGGTGGGCACCACGCAGGCCGAGGTGCTGGCGCAGGGGTCGGGCGTCTGCCAGGACTTCGCCCACCTGATGATCGCGGCCCTGCGGGTGCACGGGCTGCCGGCCCGGTACACCAGTGGGTACCTCGAGACGTCGCCGCCGCCCGGCCGCCCGAAGGCTCGGGGCGCCGACGCGTCGCACGCCTGGGTCTCGGCCTGGGTGCCGGGCGCGGGATGGGTCGAGGTGGATCCCACGAACGACGTCTTCGTGGGCGACCGGCACGTGATCCTGGGGTGGGGTCGGGATTACGCGGACGTGCCGCCGCTGCGGGGAGTCATCTTCACCGAGGGCTCGGGCTCCGAGCTCGACGTGTCTGTCGACCTCGCGCTGCTGGGCGCCCCGTCGGCGCCTTGA
- a CDS encoding DinB family protein has protein sequence MTLPSPEMPGSAQARPAAIIPDTKDWTGVVDEGCAECGFRSDEVPPAALGGTVRDLVPRWVAALHRPDVRVRPEPTTWSVLEYGAHVRDVHRVFAERVRRMLAEDGPLFDNWDQDATAVEQRYDLQDPVVVAEELAVSAEEFAAQLDAVREDELDRPGIRSNGSAFTVRSIGQYFLHDVVHHLHDVRG, from the coding sequence ATGACTCTGCCATCGCCCGAGATGCCCGGATCTGCGCAGGCCCGTCCGGCCGCGATCATCCCCGACACCAAGGACTGGACCGGGGTGGTGGACGAGGGGTGCGCCGAGTGCGGCTTCCGCTCGGACGAGGTGCCGCCAGCGGCGCTGGGCGGCACGGTCCGGGACCTGGTGCCCCGGTGGGTCGCGGCTTTGCACCGTCCTGACGTGCGGGTTCGCCCGGAGCCGACGACGTGGTCGGTGCTCGAGTACGGCGCCCACGTGCGCGACGTGCACCGTGTGTTCGCGGAGCGGGTCCGCCGGATGCTCGCCGAGGACGGTCCGCTCTTCGACAACTGGGACCAAGACGCCACCGCGGTGGAGCAGCGGTACGACCTCCAGGACCCGGTCGTCGTGGCGGAGGAGCTGGCGGTCTCGGCCGAGGAGTTCGCGGCCCAGCTCGACGCGGTGCGGGAGGACGAGCTCGATCGTCCCGGGATCCGCTCCAACGGGTCGGCCTTCACGGTCCGGTCCATCGGGCAGTACTTCCTGCACGACGTCGTCCACCACCTCCACGACGTCCGGGGCTGA
- a CDS encoding circularly permuted type 2 ATP-grasp protein, with protein MTDLLSSPAMPGAAPSAAGGPDWSWLPDASDAPTDGDLARYRAHTARLLADHGVSHGSDDSEHGARDWRLDPVPVVVHEQEWAALDAGLVQRAELLDAVLADLYGPQLLLRDDLLPPAVVLGHPGFLRAAHGLPVRGSRRLVLSATDLSRDPAGAWTVVADRTQTPAGAGYAMEDRRVVARVLAGVYRQAPIQRIGPFFHALRLALREAAPEGVEEPRVVLLTSGPYSTTAFDQAYLASMLGLPMVEGSDLVVRDGRLWAQGVDGAEPVDVVLRRVDDDLCDPLELRADSRLGVPGLVRALRAGSVGVVNPLGSAVLESPGLLAHLPRLAQPVLGQDLALHAPPAYWCGDESARAHVLSRLDRMVMVPTARGATPARGRAVRPAAQFPGQLRGWLLSRAEREDLADRILAHPEQWVGQEPIEPWDAEAGSAQLRTFSVAHRGAYRVMRGGLARVTPAPPPGSAEPSPVAKDVWVVSSEPDNPPDPWVHGDASAQRIPTALSPRTAENLFWMGRYAERAEGAVRALRAAVDRWEDYHRAPGSVGGQALAALLAALDVNEPRAWAGRDPGARGADGEGRDAGRPQAATTDLRTQLLERWRPGTVAWSVRRLAEASAAVRDQLSQDTWLPLASMERALADASGPDPGSVDRAGTSGEAGATGMGPVLDRLLEALVAVAGISAESMVRDAGWRFLDAGRRIERALGVLESLDRTVTTRRSDDVDSLVVESVLLTHESILTYRRRNQSRASVPTVLDLLLADGSNPRSLAFQLERLREDLAAVPTPPGASESLDQCARLLQDLADLVTEVDTTAVTLPSADGRRDRLTDVLESMRWRLRAVAEELNRVCFTHPTPSRSYAEAWGSSRIDHEAPEPGR; from the coding sequence ATGACCGACCTGCTGTCCTCCCCCGCCATGCCCGGCGCGGCGCCCAGCGCAGCGGGCGGCCCGGACTGGTCCTGGCTTCCCGACGCCTCGGACGCCCCGACCGACGGCGACCTCGCGCGGTACCGCGCGCACACGGCCCGCCTGCTAGCCGATCACGGCGTCAGCCATGGCAGCGACGACAGCGAGCACGGCGCCCGGGACTGGCGCCTGGACCCCGTCCCCGTCGTGGTGCACGAGCAGGAGTGGGCGGCCCTAGACGCCGGCCTGGTGCAGCGCGCCGAGCTGCTCGACGCCGTGCTCGCCGACCTGTACGGCCCCCAGCTGCTGCTGCGCGACGACCTGCTGCCGCCCGCTGTCGTGCTGGGCCACCCGGGCTTCCTCCGCGCGGCGCACGGGTTGCCCGTGCGGGGATCGCGCCGCCTCGTGCTCAGCGCCACCGACCTGTCCCGCGACCCGGCGGGCGCCTGGACGGTGGTGGCCGACCGGACGCAGACGCCGGCCGGGGCCGGGTACGCGATGGAGGACCGCCGGGTCGTCGCCCGGGTGCTGGCGGGGGTTTACCGGCAGGCGCCCATCCAGCGGATCGGGCCGTTCTTCCACGCCCTGCGCCTGGCGCTGCGCGAGGCCGCGCCCGAGGGCGTCGAGGAGCCCCGCGTCGTCCTGCTCACCTCCGGCCCGTACAGCACCACCGCGTTCGACCAGGCGTACCTGGCGTCGATGCTCGGCCTGCCCATGGTCGAGGGCAGCGACCTGGTGGTCCGGGACGGGCGGCTGTGGGCGCAGGGCGTCGACGGCGCCGAGCCCGTGGACGTGGTGCTGCGCCGCGTCGACGACGACCTGTGCGACCCGCTCGAGCTCCGCGCCGACTCCCGGCTCGGCGTGCCCGGCCTGGTGCGCGCGCTGCGGGCCGGGTCCGTCGGGGTGGTCAACCCGCTGGGCAGCGCGGTGCTGGAAAGCCCTGGCCTGCTCGCCCACCTGCCGCGCCTGGCCCAACCGGTGCTGGGCCAGGACCTCGCCCTCCACGCCCCGCCCGCGTACTGGTGCGGGGACGAGTCCGCCCGCGCGCACGTCCTGAGCCGGCTCGACCGGATGGTGATGGTCCCCACCGCCCGAGGCGCGACCCCCGCCCGCGGCCGTGCGGTGCGCCCCGCCGCGCAGTTCCCCGGCCAGCTGCGGGGATGGCTGCTCAGCCGGGCGGAGCGCGAGGACCTCGCCGACCGGATCCTGGCCCACCCGGAGCAGTGGGTGGGGCAGGAGCCCATCGAGCCCTGGGACGCGGAGGCCGGCTCAGCCCAGCTCCGCACCTTCAGCGTCGCCCACCGCGGCGCGTACCGCGTGATGCGCGGCGGCCTGGCACGCGTCACGCCTGCGCCCCCGCCGGGCTCCGCCGAGCCCAGCCCGGTGGCCAAGGACGTGTGGGTGGTGTCCTCCGAGCCCGACAACCCCCCCGATCCGTGGGTCCACGGCGACGCCTCGGCCCAGCGCATCCCCACCGCCCTGTCGCCGCGCACCGCCGAGAACCTGTTCTGGATGGGCCGCTACGCCGAGCGGGCCGAGGGCGCCGTGCGCGCGCTGCGCGCCGCCGTGGACCGGTGGGAGGACTACCACCGCGCGCCCGGATCGGTGGGCGGCCAGGCTCTCGCGGCGCTGCTCGCCGCCCTGGACGTGAACGAGCCCCGAGCCTGGGCGGGCCGGGACCCCGGGGCACGCGGCGCCGATGGCGAAGGGCGGGACGCGGGGCGCCCGCAGGCCGCGACCACCGACCTGCGCACCCAGCTTCTCGAGCGGTGGCGCCCCGGCACCGTCGCGTGGTCGGTCCGCAGGCTGGCGGAGGCCTCCGCGGCGGTGCGCGACCAGCTCTCCCAAGACACCTGGCTGCCGCTGGCCAGCATGGAGCGCGCCCTGGCGGACGCCTCCGGCCCGGACCCGGGGTCCGTCGACCGCGCCGGCACGTCCGGCGAGGCGGGCGCCACGGGCATGGGGCCGGTGCTCGACCGGCTGCTCGAGGCGCTGGTCGCCGTCGCCGGGATCAGCGCCGAGAGCATGGTGCGCGATGCGGGCTGGCGGTTCCTCGACGCCGGCCGGCGCATCGAGCGGGCGCTCGGCGTGCTGGAGTCCCTCGACAGGACGGTGACCACCCGGCGGTCCGATGACGTCGACTCCTTGGTGGTCGAGTCCGTGCTGCTCACGCACGAGTCGATACTCACCTACCGGCGGCGCAACCAGTCGCGCGCGAGCGTGCCCACCGTCCTGGACCTGCTGCTGGCCGACGGGTCCAACCCCCGCTCCCTCGCGTTCCAGCTCGAGCGGCTGCGGGAGGACCTCGCCGCAGTGCCGACCCCGCCCGGAGCCTCGGAGTCGCTCGACCAGTGCGCCCGCCTGCTGCAGGACCTCGCAGACCTCGTCACGGAGGTCGACACGACGGCGGTGACCCTGCCCTCCGCGGACGGGCGCCGGGACCGGCTGACGGACGTCCTCGAGTCGATGCGCTGGCGGCTGCGGGCCGTGGCGGAGGAGCTCAACCGGGTGTGCTTCACGCACCCGACGCCCAGCCGCTCGTACGCCGAGGCCTGGGGCTCGAGCCGCATCGACCACGAGGCCCCGGAGCCGGGCCGATGA
- a CDS encoding GNAT family N-acetyltransferase, with protein sequence MTTPAALQVSTTALTPAHWPAVREIYAAGIATGHSSFEEDTPSWESFDAGRLPEHRHVAVDTAGRVLGWAAASAVSSRCVYAGVVEHSVYVSPDAHGRGVGRLLLDTLIASTEAAGIWTIQSGVFPENTASLALHASAGFRVVGVRERVGLMRFGPLAGQWRDVTLLERRSPAIG encoded by the coding sequence ATGACCACGCCGGCCGCCCTCCAGGTGTCGACCACCGCGCTCACGCCCGCCCATTGGCCCGCCGTGCGGGAGATCTACGCCGCGGGCATCGCCACCGGCCACAGCTCCTTCGAGGAGGACACGCCCAGCTGGGAGTCCTTCGACGCGGGACGGCTGCCCGAGCACCGCCACGTCGCGGTCGACACCGCCGGGCGCGTGCTCGGCTGGGCTGCGGCCTCCGCCGTCTCGTCGCGGTGCGTCTACGCGGGCGTCGTCGAGCACTCCGTGTACGTGTCCCCCGACGCCCACGGCCGGGGCGTGGGACGGCTGCTCCTGGACACCCTCATCGCCTCCACCGAGGCCGCCGGGATCTGGACGATCCAGTCGGGCGTCTTCCCCGAGAACACCGCGAGCCTCGCCCTGCACGCCTCCGCCGGGTTCCGCGTCGTGGGCGTCCGGGAGCGCGTCGGGCTGATGCGCTTCGGGCCCCTCGCGGGCCAGTGGCGGGACGTCACGCTCCTGGAACGCCGCAGCCCCGCCATCGGCTGA
- the arsB gene encoding ACR3 family arsenite efflux transporter: MTAARTAPPAQPAPAAPTAPVLRRLSALDRWLPVWILAAMAVGLVLGRAVPALGDALQAVTVGSMSVPIAVGLLVMMYPVLAKVRYTETARVTGDRRLLVASLALNWVVGPALMFALAWLMLPDQPEHRTGLIIVGLARCIAMVLIWNDLACGDREAAAVLVAINSVFQIVAFAGLGWFYLQVLPGWLGLATTSAQFSIGSIAVSVLVFLGVPLVAGYLTRTVGERRRGRDWYEQRFLPKIGPVALYGLLFTIVVLFALQGEAVLSRPADVARIALPLLAYFVLMFGGAFLLGRALGMGYATTTTLSFTAAGNNFELAIAVAIGSFGAASGQALAGVVGPLIEVPVLVGLVYVALWAGRRWFPGDPTVPASSTPVPAAEPTPARSPR, from the coding sequence GTGACCGCTGCGCGCACTGCGCCACCTGCGCAGCCCGCGCCCGCTGCCCCGACCGCCCCCGTGCTGCGGCGGCTGTCCGCGCTCGACCGCTGGCTGCCTGTGTGGATCCTCGCCGCGATGGCGGTCGGCCTGGTGCTCGGGCGCGCCGTCCCGGCTCTCGGTGACGCGCTCCAGGCCGTCACCGTCGGGTCGATGTCCGTGCCGATCGCCGTGGGCCTGCTCGTGATGATGTACCCGGTGCTGGCCAAGGTCCGGTACACCGAGACGGCCCGCGTCACCGGCGACCGCCGGCTGCTCGTGGCGTCCCTCGCGTTGAACTGGGTGGTGGGGCCCGCGCTGATGTTCGCCCTCGCGTGGCTGATGCTGCCCGACCAGCCCGAGCACCGCACCGGGCTGATCATCGTCGGGCTGGCGCGCTGCATCGCGATGGTGCTGATCTGGAACGACCTCGCCTGCGGGGACCGCGAGGCCGCGGCGGTGCTCGTCGCGATCAACTCCGTGTTCCAGATCGTCGCGTTCGCCGGCCTGGGCTGGTTCTACCTGCAGGTGCTGCCGGGGTGGCTCGGCCTGGCCACCACCTCCGCGCAGTTCTCGATCGGCTCGATCGCCGTGTCCGTCCTCGTGTTCCTCGGCGTCCCGCTCGTCGCCGGCTACCTGACCCGGACGGTGGGCGAGCGCCGGCGCGGCCGGGACTGGTACGAGCAGCGGTTCCTGCCCAAGATCGGTCCCGTGGCGCTCTACGGCCTGCTGTTCACCATCGTCGTGCTGTTCGCCCTGCAAGGGGAGGCGGTCCTGAGCCGCCCCGCCGACGTCGCCCGGATCGCCCTGCCCTTGCTGGCGTACTTCGTGCTGATGTTCGGGGGCGCCTTCCTGCTGGGCCGCGCGCTCGGCATGGGCTACGCCACCACCACGACGCTGTCCTTCACCGCCGCCGGCAACAACTTCGAGCTGGCCATCGCCGTGGCCATCGGGTCCTTCGGGGCCGCGTCCGGGCAGGCGCTCGCGGGGGTCGTCGGGCCGCTCATCGAGGTGCCGGTGCTCGTCGGCCTCGTCTACGTCGCGCTGTGGGCGGGCCGGCGGTGGTTCCCCGGCGACCCGACCGTCCCGGCGTCCTCCACTCCCGTTCCCGCCGCTGAACCGACCCCCGCAAGGAGCCCCCGATGA
- the arsM gene encoding arsenite methyltransferase, producing MTESGPGEQQPQADDVRDQVRARYAAAALAVTAPSPSDGGGGCCAGTTLELDDRFGGALYDAQSAGQVPAEALLASLGCGNPIAVADLAPGERVLDLGSGGGIDVLLSARRVGPTGFAYGVDMTPEMLDLARANAEKAGVANVEFLQGAIEDLPLADGSVDVVISNCVVNLSTDKAAVLREVHRVLAPGGRVGISDVVAEDRLSPAERAERGSHVGCIAGALSRSEYLDGLRAAGFADVDVAFTHEVADGMHGAIVRAVKPS from the coding sequence ATGACGGAGTCCGGACCCGGCGAGCAGCAGCCCCAGGCCGATGACGTGCGCGACCAGGTGCGGGCGCGATACGCCGCCGCGGCGCTCGCGGTCACCGCGCCGAGCCCTTCCGACGGTGGCGGCGGATGCTGCGCCGGGACCACGCTCGAGCTCGACGACCGGTTCGGCGGCGCGCTGTACGACGCGCAGAGCGCCGGGCAGGTGCCCGCCGAGGCGCTGCTCGCCTCGCTGGGCTGCGGCAACCCGATCGCCGTCGCCGACCTCGCGCCCGGTGAGCGCGTGCTCGACCTGGGATCCGGCGGGGGCATCGACGTGCTCCTGTCCGCCCGGCGCGTGGGGCCCACGGGGTTCGCCTACGGCGTCGACATGACCCCGGAGATGCTCGACCTCGCCCGCGCCAACGCCGAGAAGGCGGGCGTGGCCAACGTCGAGTTCCTCCAGGGCGCCATCGAGGACCTCCCGCTCGCCGACGGCAGCGTGGACGTGGTCATCTCCAACTGCGTCGTCAACCTCTCCACCGACAAGGCCGCGGTCCTGCGCGAGGTGCACCGGGTGCTGGCGCCCGGCGGCCGCGTCGGCATCTCCGACGTCGTCGCGGAGGACCGCCTCAGCCCCGCCGAGCGCGCCGAGCGCGGCTCCCACGTCGGCTGCATCGCGGGCGCGCTGTCCCGGAGCGAGTACCTGGACGGCCTGCGCGCCGCGGGGTTCGCCGATGTCGACGTGGCCTTCACGCACGAGGTCGCCGACGGGATGCACGGCGCGATCGTCCGCGCGGTCAAGCCCTCGTGA
- a CDS encoding GAF domain-containing protein, translated as MRRREVPAVPPGVDPSTLAASLRSAHENFLATGTLDGSVRPVVANSWRRSARNGVDPEQPLAPVELSAAELTAYRRDHPLAAAMPAVRRLLVDGAVGDGLVTALTDDVGRLLWVEGDGKVRKAVDRVGFVEGASWGEEYAGTNAPGTAIATRRPVQVFSAEHFTRSVQPWSCSAVPVRDLATRRVLGVLDVTGGDHVASGLMLSLVRATVMAVELELAAATGALRIGAAEQDPRAGVGPRPPGTARLDVLGQGAGVLHGPDPGVTRNLSLRHAELILLLAANPRGLSGEELAVHLHPDHLSDVTVRAEVWRLRRAVGPLLGESRPYRLAVPVYTDADAVRTALAAGDVAGALASYPGPVLARSRAPGVERLRAELSAELRASVLASQDALAIERWVGTDEGAEDWQAWQRLAHLSVAGSPRWARAQGRLELLSRELGIGPGRHLRR; from the coding sequence ATGCGCCGACGAGAAGTCCCCGCCGTGCCTCCCGGGGTGGACCCCTCGACCCTCGCGGCGAGCCTGCGCTCCGCGCATGAGAACTTCTTGGCCACGGGGACCCTCGACGGCTCGGTGCGGCCGGTCGTCGCCAACTCGTGGCGGCGCAGTGCCCGCAATGGCGTCGACCCGGAGCAGCCCTTGGCCCCGGTCGAGCTCAGCGCCGCCGAGCTGACCGCCTACCGCCGGGACCACCCGTTGGCGGCCGCGATGCCCGCGGTTCGCCGGCTGCTGGTCGACGGCGCGGTCGGGGACGGCCTCGTCACCGCGCTCACGGACGACGTGGGGCGCCTGCTGTGGGTCGAGGGCGACGGCAAGGTGCGCAAGGCCGTCGACCGTGTGGGGTTCGTCGAGGGCGCCTCCTGGGGCGAGGAGTACGCGGGGACCAACGCGCCGGGAACGGCCATCGCCACCCGCCGACCGGTGCAGGTGTTCTCGGCCGAGCACTTCACGCGCTCGGTGCAGCCCTGGAGCTGCTCGGCGGTTCCGGTCCGGGACCTCGCCACCCGACGCGTGCTCGGGGTCCTCGACGTCACCGGCGGCGACCACGTCGCGTCGGGGCTGATGCTCTCGCTGGTCCGGGCGACGGTGATGGCGGTCGAGCTCGAGCTCGCCGCCGCCACGGGCGCGCTGCGGATCGGCGCCGCTGAGCAGGACCCGCGCGCGGGGGTGGGGCCACGCCCGCCCGGCACCGCCCGGCTCGACGTGCTGGGGCAGGGCGCCGGGGTGCTGCACGGGCCGGACCCGGGGGTCACCCGCAACCTGAGCCTGCGGCATGCGGAGCTGATTCTGCTCCTGGCCGCGAACCCGCGCGGGCTCAGCGGGGAGGAGCTCGCGGTGCACCTGCACCCGGACCACCTGAGCGACGTGACGGTGCGCGCCGAGGTGTGGCGGCTGCGCCGGGCCGTCGGGCCCTTGCTGGGGGAGTCGCGGCCGTACCGGTTGGCGGTGCCCGTGTACACCGACGCCGACGCCGTCCGCACGGCCCTCGCGGCAGGTGACGTGGCGGGCGCCCTGGCGAGCTACCCGGGGCCGGTGCTGGCCAGGTCGCGGGCGCCCGGGGTCGAGCGCCTGCGCGCGGAGCTGAGCGCCGAGCTGCGCGCGTCGGTTCTGGCGTCGCAGGACGCGCTGGCGATCGAGCGGTGGGTCGGCACCGACGAGGGCGCCGAGGACTGGCAGGCGTGGCAGCGGCTCGCGCACCTGTCGGTCGCCGGCTCGCCTCGCTGGGCGCGGGCCCAGGGCAGGCTCGAACTGCTCTCCCGGGAGCTGGGCATCGGCCCCGGCCGGCACCTGCGGCGCTGA